One genomic segment of Rivularia sp. PCC 7116 includes these proteins:
- a CDS encoding aldo/keto reductase yields the protein MEKRNLGTSEVKITPILMGTWQAGKKWWVGIKDDDSVKAIRAAFENGITTIDTAEVYGTGHSEKIVAQALSDVRDKVEYATKVFASHLKYQEVIEACEGSLKHLKTDYIDLYQIHWPSGAFNTEIVPIEETMNALNHLKEQGKIRAIGVSNFSRAQLEEAAQYGRIDSLQPPYSLFWRKVENDAMPYCIENNISILAYSPLAQGLLTGKFDASHKFQEGDNRADNQLFQGESMKRAQQALDKLRPIAESHKCSLAQLSLAWLIAQPQANAIAGARIAEHVISNAQAAEVKLSQEELKEIDTIGRIVTSHQDDSPVMWTW from the coding sequence ATGGAAAAACGCAACTTGGGTACATCTGAAGTCAAAATTACGCCTATTCTCATGGGAACATGGCAAGCTGGCAAAAAGTGGTGGGTAGGAATCAAGGATGATGATTCAGTTAAAGCCATACGAGCGGCTTTTGAAAATGGTATCACTACTATTGATACTGCTGAAGTCTATGGTACAGGGCATTCAGAAAAAATTGTTGCCCAAGCATTATCAGATGTAAGGGATAAAGTTGAATATGCAACTAAGGTTTTCGCCAGCCATCTTAAATATCAAGAAGTTATCGAAGCTTGCGAGGGTTCTTTGAAGCACCTCAAAACTGACTACATTGATTTATACCAGATTCATTGGCCGAGTGGTGCCTTTAATACCGAAATTGTTCCCATAGAAGAGACAATGAATGCTCTTAATCACCTCAAAGAGCAAGGTAAAATCCGAGCTATAGGCGTATCTAATTTTTCACGCGCTCAATTAGAAGAAGCTGCACAATACGGCAGAATCGACAGTTTGCAACCACCTTATTCTTTGTTTTGGCGAAAAGTAGAAAACGATGCCATGCCTTACTGTATTGAAAATAATATTTCGATTCTGGCTTATTCCCCTTTAGCTCAAGGATTGCTCACCGGAAAATTTGATGCTTCCCATAAATTCCAAGAGGGCGATAATCGTGCTGATAACCAGCTATTTCAAGGTGAAAGTATGAAACGCGCTCAACAAGCTTTAGATAAACTTCGCCCCATAGCCGAAAGCCATAAGTGCAGCCTCGCGCAGCTATCCCTAGCATGGTTAATTGCTCAACCTCAAGCTAATGCTATAGCCGGAGCGCGTATTGCCGAACACGTAATATCCAATGCTCAAGCAGCCGAAGTGAAACTTTCCCAAGAAGAACTAAAAGAAATAGACACTATCGGAAGAATCGTCACCAGTCATCAAGATGATAGCCCCGTGATGTGGACTTGGTAG
- a CDS encoding DUF1802 family protein encodes MELTTNHALKEWAIAINALETGKTIMLLRKGGIHEKGGSFRVAYNRVLLYPTYEHQKTSMLKPDYANQVVQVAPDWRPKSINIASYAEISHILPIINDAIINALFPFHIWNQEFVSDRQKWKPQKPLFVLLLRAYKLAIPQVIEYNPRYGGCKSWIELNKSISLEAAKPVLSENAYSELATQICEIIGDSSDVSGLN; translated from the coding sequence ATGGAATTAACTACAAATCACGCACTTAAAGAATGGGCGATCGCTATTAATGCTTTAGAAACAGGAAAAACTATAATGCTGCTGCGTAAAGGCGGCATTCATGAAAAGGGTGGAAGCTTTCGGGTTGCTTACAACAGAGTTTTGCTATACCCTACCTACGAACATCAAAAAACTTCGATGCTCAAACCAGATTATGCCAATCAAGTTGTTCAAGTAGCACCCGATTGGCGACCTAAAAGCATTAATATCGCTAGTTATGCTGAGATTAGCCATATTTTACCCATTATTAACGATGCAATCATTAATGCTTTATTTCCATTCCATATCTGGAATCAAGAATTTGTTAGCGATCGCCAAAAATGGAAACCCCAAAAACCCTTATTCGTGCTGCTATTGCGGGCATACAAACTAGCAATTCCTCAAGTGATTGAATATAACCCGCGATATGGTGGATGTAAATCTTGGATTGAATTAAATAAATCTATTTCCCTCGAAGCTGCCAAACCGGTGTTATCAGAAAATGCTTACTCAGAATTAGCAACTCAAATCTGCGAAATTATTGGCGATTCTTCGGATGTTTCTGGTTTAAATTAG